The Roseiconus lacunae genome has a segment encoding these proteins:
- a CDS encoding efflux RND transporter periplasmic adaptor subunit yields the protein MSRTNRQRVGLRTLYLSLGLTGVFAFGSASGTYLASRRVIATEHDDHHGEMPSDHALHTPQTERLTEGDASDHDDDHDHVALTKQAFENLGLQLGPIPRRDYWKSRLVPAIVTEIPGQSDLSISAPVTGVVENVRVLPGQSLRDDQPMFVIRLTDEALIESQSKLLGALTRQEVIDQELRRLTPLRETGVVSGVKTRELEYELKQLRARQAILLQEVRSRGLPQSSIDGLLKERTLATAFSVFPPEFIREQARCRSGQSTGFSVENLVVHPGKSVSRGDALCSIAYHSDLYLEGTAFEDDLPILNRVIDHGWNVTASFHDMKVAGVSHLSHLRFDGHSEKLNLLRVDNHIDERTQTIRFFVELPNRVTSTREVDGRIFEQWRFRPGQRIHLRLPVQRLENQLQLPVDAVVVDGPNVYVFAKHREHGMSTAASFTSVKTRRTQADTVNTVQNSNTDIPHDRHDDVFIEFEPIPVRLLHRDDQTAVIAVDRPLEEHDSFALNNANKLYLALKIQQGSSGGHHHHDH from the coding sequence ATGTCACGGACAAACCGTCAGCGCGTCGGGCTGCGCACATTGTATCTCTCGTTGGGACTGACCGGCGTATTTGCGTTCGGATCGGCGAGTGGAACCTACCTCGCCAGCCGGCGTGTGATCGCGACCGAACACGATGATCATCACGGCGAAATGCCGTCCGACCATGCGTTACACACACCGCAAACCGAACGACTCACCGAAGGAGATGCTTCAGATCATGATGATGACCATGACCACGTCGCACTGACGAAGCAAGCATTTGAAAATCTCGGTCTACAGTTAGGGCCAATACCACGCCGTGACTATTGGAAGTCACGACTCGTGCCGGCAATCGTCACCGAAATCCCAGGGCAGAGCGATTTATCAATCTCAGCCCCCGTCACCGGAGTGGTAGAAAACGTTCGCGTACTTCCGGGGCAGAGCCTTCGAGACGACCAGCCGATGTTCGTCATTCGATTGACTGACGAGGCTTTGATCGAGTCTCAATCGAAATTACTCGGCGCATTAACACGCCAGGAAGTCATCGACCAGGAGCTTCGGCGTCTCACCCCACTTCGGGAAACTGGAGTTGTTTCGGGGGTAAAAACCAGAGAGCTGGAATACGAATTGAAACAGCTTCGTGCCCGACAAGCGATTCTTCTTCAGGAAGTTCGCAGTCGAGGACTTCCGCAGTCAAGTATCGACGGACTGCTTAAGGAACGTACGTTAGCCACCGCATTTTCAGTCTTTCCGCCGGAGTTCATTCGCGAGCAAGCTCGGTGCCGGTCGGGACAATCGACGGGGTTCTCAGTCGAAAACCTAGTGGTTCATCCTGGTAAAAGTGTCTCCCGAGGAGACGCGTTGTGCTCGATCGCATACCACTCTGACCTCTATCTCGAAGGAACCGCTTTCGAAGACGATCTACCGATCCTCAATCGCGTGATTGACCATGGCTGGAACGTCACCGCGTCCTTTCATGACATGAAAGTCGCCGGCGTCTCCCATCTTTCGCATCTCCGCTTCGATGGTCACTCTGAGAAGTTGAATCTATTGCGAGTGGACAACCATATTGACGAACGAACCCAAACGATACGATTCTTCGTCGAGCTCCCCAACCGAGTGACCAGTACGAGGGAAGTTGATGGACGTATCTTCGAGCAATGGCGTTTTCGACCGGGACAACGTATCCACCTTCGCCTCCCAGTTCAGCGATTGGAAAACCAGCTTCAGCTCCCTGTCGATGCCGTGGTGGTGGATGGCCCCAATGTTTATGTGTTTGCCAAACATCGCGAACATGGGATGTCAACAGCGGCATCGTTCACATCAGTAAAAACAAGGCGGACTCAAGCGGACACCGTCAATACCGTTCAGAATTCAAACACTGACATCCCCCATGATAGGCACGATGACGTGTTCATCGAGTTTGAACCGATCCCGGTGCGATTGCTTCACCGAGACGA
- a CDS encoding DUF1552 domain-containing protein — protein sequence MLNRRKMMRAVATSAGTALGLSAVPSDVFAASPSPSSLPKVTTSRGGPKRIIFFMQNQGFDPRTCIPKSMKHSGTLAKVKLPEPIKALEPYKERLHIINGLHGLHTSPSHSAFFGALGGYRGGDGVPPSGSTIDYELSKVLPQTLLPHLCIGMDSIENMTTKPTIATLSASGAGQPIFMHSNPNHLYQMLYGGISTGGIRRQHEARSNILNQIESFAAAKGTALPQGDHQRYGQYVQGFRDANQLRERLGDVSDHLKKFAPEIDERYGNPEFETDWHDRLLDLGISALASGITNTLTIGSGRGEIFGAWKGLGVDQQGHNLGHMDQPDNPIWVKIRQYNSRMLVRIMQTLESVPEGSGSMMDHTLIVYTSNNADKQHTNGANWPVMLLGNCGGIFKTGCFTQLDQKRPINSLYATLLQTAGANVDRFNMTESMAKKYDEQSGPLKEILV from the coding sequence ATGCTGAATCGCAGGAAGATGATGCGCGCCGTTGCGACGAGCGCCGGAACCGCGTTAGGTCTGTCTGCCGTCCCGAGCGATGTGTTCGCGGCTTCCCCCTCGCCTTCCTCGTTGCCAAAGGTGACGACTTCTCGAGGTGGGCCCAAACGCATCATCTTCTTTATGCAAAACCAAGGGTTCGACCCCCGCACGTGCATCCCTAAGTCGATGAAGCATAGTGGGACGTTGGCGAAGGTTAAATTGCCCGAACCCATCAAAGCGTTGGAGCCATACAAAGAACGTCTACACATCATCAACGGATTGCACGGGCTGCACACCAGTCCGTCCCACAGCGCCTTCTTTGGAGCACTCGGTGGATATCGTGGCGGCGATGGCGTCCCGCCGAGCGGTTCGACGATCGACTATGAACTTAGCAAGGTGTTGCCGCAGACGTTGCTCCCGCATCTTTGCATCGGCATGGACTCAATTGAGAACATGACGACTAAGCCAACGATTGCCACGCTTTCTGCAAGTGGTGCCGGTCAACCCATCTTCATGCACTCCAATCCGAACCATCTGTACCAGATGCTATACGGTGGAATCTCTACCGGAGGGATCCGACGTCAACACGAAGCCCGTTCCAACATTCTCAATCAAATCGAATCGTTTGCGGCGGCAAAAGGAACTGCGTTACCGCAGGGAGATCATCAGCGCTATGGGCAATATGTCCAAGGTTTCCGAGATGCAAATCAGTTACGGGAGCGGCTAGGGGATGTCTCTGATCATTTAAAAAAGTTCGCACCTGAGATTGATGAACGTTATGGCAATCCAGAATTTGAAACCGACTGGCATGACCGTCTGCTCGATCTCGGGATCTCGGCTCTCGCATCCGGGATCACCAACACCCTGACAATCGGTTCGGGGCGGGGCGAAATCTTCGGTGCATGGAAGGGACTTGGGGTCGATCAGCAGGGACACAACTTGGGACACATGGATCAGCCCGATAACCCGATCTGGGTAAAGATCCGACAGTACAACAGTCGAATGTTAGTCCGAATCATGCAGACGCTAGAGAGTGTCCCCGAGGGCAGCGGCTCGATGATGGACCACACGTTGATCGTTTACACCAGCAATAACGCAGACAAGCAGCATACCAATGGCGCGAACTGGCCGGTGATGTTACTCGGAAACTGTGGCGGCATTTTTAAAACCGGTTGCTTCACTCAACTAGATCAAAAGCGTCCCATCAATTCGCTTTACGCCACGCTTCTGCAGACGGCGGGCGCTAATGTAGATCGCTTCAATATGACCGAATCAATGGCGAAAAAGTACGACGAGCAATCAGGACCACTTAAGGAAATCTTGGTATGA
- a CDS encoding DUF1588 domain-containing protein — translation MNRIRSVAVCVLFWGFITGNFGSTIGKAETYTPGIPPFVPGSDLGQQFATKFLSLYCVDCHGEIDPEGGLTLAELGSVDELNADVWRSVWAQVTLREMPPAEGDSPEVVERLKFSEWIVGELQHAMRSKGGFHAHQDPGKANFLDHDLLFGVLPDGIKLRPTSTPARLWRLTPQEHITRLNELINTEPVFDPERPGLRTHGDAVPTNHGGELKLYFGTDRILRWQGGTVAYATSVKSVPAILSSARDHGLKNYPDFYSVNSSEATQIMDLADDLLRYMAFGPLSIANPEQITDDPSTYKIKGDIRGLPTAIVYSTKVVRPITPIHDLLAAQSRDASKVGAAVDYLFEALTFRPPTEQESSQYSGIVNESIDKLGWVDGTVLGLSAIFLDRDALFRPELVRDGEADEFGRVRLQDWELGLALNHALRYIRPDETLRQAILDGRMRTKADVKRELVRMLTTDSIRKPRVLQFFRDYFDYDHAGYLCKDNRALADTGVNTRGTSHYRAMFDASASTDRLVELVLSEDRQVLRRLLTTDQVVATPADGAYFGRRNTNEQRAASVAAAKYAAEQEDRELEAEILAAEKELVELTSQRKSNPDDERLKRSLDRKTKSLETIKKRAANLKKRRGSINHNITEATLAGPEIFARVSRRSFGNGSMKPERILATVPKEERLGILTHPSWLVSHSDAMDNHAIRRGHWIRERLLGGGIPDVPITVDAMLPDEPKVSLRERMRVTREDYCWTCHKKMDPLGLPFEMYNHAGVYRTEELGRPVNTVGEVIDSGEPELDGEVANAIELIKRLSESERVEQVFVRHAFRFWMGRNETLHDAPILQEAYRAYRDSDGSMNALLISLLTSDAFLYRSRSDVPIDIGR, via the coding sequence ATGAACCGGATACGGTCGGTTGCCGTGTGCGTGCTCTTTTGGGGCTTCATCACTGGCAACTTCGGTAGCACCATTGGCAAGGCGGAGACCTACACCCCCGGTATTCCTCCCTTCGTTCCGGGCAGCGATCTAGGCCAACAGTTTGCGACGAAGTTTCTGAGTCTGTACTGTGTTGATTGCCACGGTGAAATTGATCCGGAGGGTGGTTTGACGCTTGCCGAACTAGGTTCGGTCGATGAACTCAACGCTGACGTCTGGCGTAGTGTTTGGGCTCAGGTAACGTTGCGGGAAATGCCGCCTGCTGAGGGCGACAGTCCGGAGGTCGTCGAGCGATTGAAGTTTTCCGAATGGATTGTCGGCGAACTTCAACATGCGATGCGATCGAAGGGTGGCTTTCATGCTCATCAAGATCCCGGTAAGGCAAACTTCCTCGACCACGATTTGTTATTCGGCGTATTGCCGGATGGCATTAAGTTACGTCCCACTTCAACACCGGCGAGACTCTGGCGTTTGACGCCTCAAGAGCATATCACACGCCTGAATGAATTGATCAACACAGAGCCGGTGTTTGATCCTGAACGCCCCGGCTTACGTACCCACGGTGATGCGGTCCCGACTAACCATGGCGGTGAGCTTAAGCTTTATTTCGGCACCGATCGTATTCTTCGTTGGCAAGGTGGCACGGTTGCGTATGCGACATCGGTGAAGAGCGTTCCGGCGATTTTGTCATCCGCTCGAGATCATGGGCTGAAAAATTATCCGGATTTCTATAGCGTCAACAGTTCTGAAGCGACCCAGATCATGGATTTGGCTGATGACCTGTTACGATACATGGCGTTTGGTCCTCTCAGTATCGCCAACCCGGAACAGATCACCGACGATCCCAGTACGTACAAGATCAAAGGTGATATTCGTGGATTGCCCACAGCGATCGTTTATAGCACCAAGGTCGTCCGTCCGATCACCCCGATTCATGACTTACTGGCCGCGCAAAGCCGCGACGCATCGAAAGTCGGCGCCGCCGTCGATTACTTGTTCGAAGCGTTAACGTTTCGTCCGCCGACGGAACAAGAATCATCGCAGTACAGCGGCATTGTTAACGAGTCGATCGACAAACTTGGATGGGTGGACGGCACAGTGCTCGGGTTGTCTGCGATCTTTCTCGATCGAGACGCCTTGTTTCGCCCGGAATTGGTGCGTGACGGCGAAGCCGACGAATTCGGTCGCGTCAGGCTGCAAGACTGGGAACTTGGTTTGGCGCTTAACCACGCCTTGAGATACATCCGCCCCGATGAAACGCTGCGCCAGGCCATTCTTGATGGCCGCATGAGGACAAAGGCAGACGTTAAGCGTGAGCTCGTGCGGATGTTGACCACCGACAGCATTCGAAAGCCTCGGGTCTTGCAGTTTTTTCGAGACTACTTTGACTACGATCACGCCGGCTACCTTTGCAAAGACAATCGAGCACTCGCGGATACCGGCGTCAACACGCGCGGGACGTCGCATTACCGAGCGATGTTTGATGCAAGTGCAAGCACCGATCGGCTTGTTGAGTTAGTCCTTAGCGAGGATCGGCAAGTGTTACGGCGATTACTGACAACCGATCAAGTTGTAGCGACGCCAGCGGACGGAGCCTATTTCGGCCGAAGAAATACAAATGAACAACGTGCCGCATCGGTCGCCGCGGCTAAGTATGCCGCCGAACAAGAGGACCGTGAACTCGAAGCTGAGATCCTCGCCGCAGAAAAAGAGCTCGTAGAATTAACGAGTCAACGCAAGAGCAACCCTGATGACGAACGTCTTAAACGCTCACTTGACCGAAAAACCAAGTCACTCGAAACGATCAAAAAACGTGCCGCGAATTTGAAGAAGCGACGCGGAAGTATCAACCACAACATCACCGAAGCAACGCTCGCCGGGCCTGAAATTTTTGCGCGTGTGAGCCGTCGTAGTTTCGGCAATGGATCGATGAAGCCCGAGCGAATCTTGGCGACGGTACCGAAAGAAGAGCGGCTTGGGATTCTGACACACCCGAGCTGGCTCGTTTCACATTCCGATGCGATGGACAACCATGCGATTCGGCGCGGACATTGGATCCGCGAGCGGTTGCTGGGTGGTGGTATCCCCGACGTTCCAATTACTGTTGACGCGATGTTGCCGGACGAACCGAAAGTGTCGCTTCGTGAACGTATGCGGGTAACCCGCGAAGACTATTGCTGGACGTGTCATAAAAAGATGGATCCACTTGGTTTGCCATTTGAAATGTACAACCATGCCGGTGTTTATCGAACAGAGGAACTTGGCAGGCCCGTCAATACTGTGGGCGAGGTGATCGACAGCGGTGAACCAGAACTGGATGGCGAAGTGGCAAATGCGATCGAATTGATCAAGCGACTTTCCGAAAGTGAGCGCGTTGAACAGGTCTTCGTCCGTCACGCATTTCGGTTTTGGATGGGACGCAACGAAACGCTTCACGATGCTCCGATCTTGCAAGAGGCTTACAGGGCTTACCGGGACAGCGACGGTAGCATGAATGCGTTATTGATCTCACTTCTCACCTCCGACGCGTTCCTCTATCGGTCACGGAGCGACGTTCCCATAGACATCGGTAGATAG
- a CDS encoding type VI secretion protein IcmF/TssM N-terminal domain-containing protein, with amino-acid sequence MADEPTDATDQPKKKRFYHRFWPTTIAGKSACLASFALWALWFTIWMVRLFGDESVRVAHSISFVHGATEVLLAILIPVVLYFGIRRWNRVIEGEFPDIDRAWEAGIAALQAKGISPRDYPIFLILGSSDEGDEHGLMEALDSPLLIHGVPESNGVSHALKWYLTSDALYLFCTGASSLSVLMGRMRASKLSRVSVRPLPRASSTLAQTELPQQEASTPTSTIGGPMANAEAAPAATPASNSSTSTSQSPDRSASQFPVDAQPAPVMATTKPDADDQHQYLGTIGQHTISGLNQPQSVTKVTTSSAAFGMQKSPQTNAPGSSLLPPPTSHSSAASVASRSLTNGNQGTLMIDQASVAAIAEQPPTTARVAPPTATRTFDNSATKTDETKGPTTIKPAHMSMPQVSANKKIALPENLDTSDQLPRLTYVCKLLRRYRRPVCGINGAVTLLPFELSQVGPLQLAAIAQSARNDVTTVQKTLGVRTPVTALLVGLEREAGFIELVRRLGADLLSRRLGGRFDLRSRPTPNELNTHSDRLCDAFEDWVHRLFSRDDGLEQQRGNRKLYSLTCRIRHELKPRLRIVLGQAFGCDSSDSTPSPQTDESFFFSGCYFAASGAETGRPAFVKGVLQDKLIDEQSNVQWTHESVANHRYFRMVCFTGWCIVIILLMLLLMQLSIG; translated from the coding sequence ATGGCAGATGAACCAACCGACGCAACAGACCAGCCGAAAAAGAAACGGTTCTATCACCGATTTTGGCCGACGACGATTGCGGGAAAGTCAGCCTGCCTCGCCTCGTTCGCCCTCTGGGCCCTGTGGTTTACGATCTGGATGGTCCGTCTATTTGGTGACGAAAGCGTTCGGGTCGCACACAGTATTTCGTTCGTCCATGGCGCGACCGAAGTCCTGCTCGCAATTCTGATTCCGGTTGTTTTGTATTTTGGCATCCGCCGCTGGAACCGAGTGATTGAAGGTGAATTTCCAGATATCGATCGCGCGTGGGAGGCCGGTATCGCGGCATTACAAGCCAAAGGAATCAGCCCGCGTGACTATCCGATCTTCCTGATATTGGGGTCATCCGACGAAGGCGATGAACACGGCCTCATGGAGGCACTCGATTCGCCATTATTGATCCACGGAGTGCCGGAATCCAATGGAGTCTCACACGCGCTCAAATGGTACCTGACGTCCGATGCGTTGTATTTGTTTTGCACCGGAGCTAGCTCGCTCAGTGTGCTGATGGGACGAATGCGAGCGAGCAAGCTTAGCCGGGTGTCAGTCCGCCCACTACCACGAGCCTCATCAACTCTAGCGCAGACTGAATTGCCTCAGCAAGAAGCATCCACGCCGACTTCAACGATTGGCGGACCAATGGCCAACGCCGAAGCCGCGCCTGCTGCCACCCCCGCTTCAAATTCTAGCACATCGACCTCACAAAGTCCTGATCGGTCGGCTTCGCAATTTCCAGTCGATGCACAGCCGGCGCCGGTAATGGCAACCACCAAACCCGACGCAGACGATCAGCACCAATACCTCGGAACGATCGGACAGCACACGATCAGCGGCCTTAATCAACCTCAATCGGTGACGAAAGTCACGACTTCTTCGGCAGCTTTCGGAATGCAAAAATCGCCGCAAACCAATGCACCGGGAAGTAGCTTGTTGCCGCCACCGACCAGCCACTCATCGGCGGCGTCTGTCGCGAGCCGTTCGTTGACGAATGGCAATCAGGGCACCCTGATGATCGATCAAGCTTCTGTCGCTGCGATTGCCGAGCAACCCCCGACTACCGCCCGGGTAGCACCACCCACAGCCACGCGAACGTTCGACAATTCGGCAACCAAAACAGACGAAACCAAAGGGCCGACAACGATCAAGCCGGCGCATATGTCGATGCCTCAGGTTAGTGCCAACAAAAAAATCGCACTCCCCGAAAATCTCGACACCTCCGACCAACTACCGCGTCTGACCTATGTGTGCAAATTGTTACGACGCTATCGACGTCCGGTGTGTGGTATCAACGGTGCGGTCACCTTGCTTCCATTCGAGCTATCTCAGGTCGGCCCACTACAACTTGCCGCGATTGCACAGTCCGCTCGAAATGACGTGACGACCGTTCAGAAAACACTTGGAGTCCGAACTCCGGTCACGGCGCTGTTGGTAGGGCTGGAAAGAGAAGCAGGTTTCATCGAATTGGTTCGACGACTGGGAGCCGACCTGCTTTCACGGCGTTTGGGTGGGCGTTTTGACTTGCGAAGTCGCCCCACCCCCAATGAGTTAAATACCCATAGCGACCGCCTCTGCGATGCTTTCGAAGACTGGGTCCATCGCCTGTTCAGCCGTGACGATGGGTTAGAACAGCAACGGGGCAACCGAAAGCTGTATTCATTGACTTGCCGTATCCGACACGAACTCAAACCTCGTCTGAGGATCGTTCTTGGACAGGCATTCGGATGCGATTCAAGTGACAGCACCCCATCGCCGCAAACCGATGAATCGTTCTTTTTCAGCGGGTGTTACTTTGCCGCTAGCGGAGCTGAAACGGGGCGACCGGCATTTGTTAAAGGCGTCCTACAGGACAAATTGATCGACGAACAATCCAATGTTCAATGGACCCACGAATCAGTCGCAAATCACCGCTACTTCCGCATGGTCTGCTTTACCGGTTGGTGCATCGTCATCATCCTTTTAATGCTGCTACTCATGCAGCTCTCGATCGGTTAG
- a CDS encoding DotU family type IV/VI secretion system protein — protein MTPRFADAVDPILIHAFSLMQRIDGATEISPAEEKRTLEGLFQQADQRLQGFSDDWELAKYALASWIDEMLVDAHIWSGQDWWRDNVLEWSLFKSRRCNDLFYVNANRALNSGFDDALQLIYVCVMLGFRGLYRDPHLNRMLIDKHGLPPELPTWASEYANVVGQARQRWNEATAGQESEREIDPALPMWSRAQLIWPWLVAVILAGLLALAILIA, from the coding sequence ATGACTCCTCGATTCGCCGATGCGGTTGACCCCATTCTGATCCACGCGTTTTCCTTGATGCAACGCATCGATGGAGCGACGGAAATCTCACCCGCCGAAGAGAAACGCACGCTCGAAGGCCTGTTCCAACAGGCCGATCAGCGTCTTCAAGGGTTCTCTGACGATTGGGAACTGGCGAAGTATGCGCTCGCCAGCTGGATCGACGAAATGTTGGTCGATGCACATATTTGGTCCGGTCAAGACTGGTGGCGTGACAATGTATTGGAGTGGAGTCTGTTCAAGAGTCGACGCTGCAATGACTTGTTCTACGTGAACGCAAATCGAGCGTTAAACTCGGGTTTCGATGATGCGTTACAACTAATTTACGTCTGCGTCATGCTGGGATTTCGTGGTCTCTATCGCGATCCGCATCTCAACCGAATGCTAATTGACAAGCACGGGTTGCCACCGGAATTGCCGACTTGGGCTTCCGAATACGCAAACGTCGTCGGTCAAGCAAGACAACGATGGAACGAAGCAACGGCGGGCCAAGAAAGTGAACGAGAAATCGATCCGGCACTGCCGATGTGGTCACGGGCCCAATTGATCTGGCCTTGGCTGGTCGCCGTTATTCTGGCGGGTCTATTGGCACTCGCGATCCTGATTGCCTAG
- the tssK gene encoding type VI secretion system baseplate subunit TssK, producing MINPPVHWYQGLFVRPQHFQAADRHWMEHAHTSESWDHPYNYGLRSFRFSQDALASGRFRVESLDARLRDGTLIRLEQGQDLEVDLKQAFDDQSDSDGDRTLMIYIGVPKLNLGGSNVSQDESESLTRYCRTQTQVADENGQANGQSIEFRKLNLRLLVGDEIAGYEVIPIARVRSASDRNVQPVIDDQYIPPILSTQSWPFLRRHYIQGIRDVLSGNMDVLSEPVRQLSVGRHSLEPADSGRVSMLDRLNEAYCTLDVMAPALGVHPFEAYSELARILGRLSIFGTQRRAIDIEPYDHDNLGFIFSDIREKILGILYATQFDEYLRANFEGHGATMIAKLGPEWFDPGWEWYLGVERGGASETTLLELLEQSSEWYWVFASAEQVENYFHIRQSGIKRAHVSSTIPDLPSRQYWTYYKVSQDEYESPAWAEIRRTQSIAMRVRNYEELTGARHLDVVLPDGNRARLRFALFAVRS from the coding sequence ATGATCAATCCACCCGTCCATTGGTACCAAGGGCTCTTTGTCCGTCCGCAACACTTTCAGGCGGCGGACCGACATTGGATGGAACACGCCCATACCTCTGAAAGCTGGGATCACCCCTACAACTACGGGTTGCGATCGTTCCGTTTCAGCCAAGATGCGTTGGCAAGTGGTCGTTTCCGGGTCGAGTCACTCGATGCAAGGCTTCGCGATGGAACTCTCATCCGGCTCGAACAAGGCCAAGACCTTGAAGTTGACCTGAAACAAGCGTTCGATGATCAGTCCGACTCCGACGGCGATCGCACCTTGATGATTTACATCGGAGTTCCAAAACTGAATCTCGGCGGTAGCAATGTCAGTCAAGATGAGAGCGAATCACTGACACGTTACTGCCGAACCCAAACGCAGGTCGCCGACGAAAATGGCCAAGCAAACGGGCAATCGATCGAGTTTCGCAAGCTGAACCTCAGACTGCTTGTTGGAGATGAAATCGCTGGCTATGAGGTGATCCCGATCGCTCGTGTTCGCAGTGCAAGCGACCGCAACGTTCAACCGGTGATCGATGATCAATACATCCCACCAATCCTTTCAACACAGTCTTGGCCCTTCCTGAGGCGCCACTACATCCAGGGGATCCGTGATGTTTTGAGTGGGAACATGGACGTGTTGAGCGAACCGGTTCGTCAATTGAGCGTCGGTCGACATAGTCTTGAACCGGCAGACTCCGGACGGGTGTCGATGCTCGATCGGCTAAACGAAGCCTATTGCACCCTTGATGTGATGGCGCCGGCATTGGGCGTGCATCCGTTCGAAGCGTATAGCGAACTAGCACGGATCCTTGGTCGTCTTTCGATTTTTGGCACGCAGCGTCGGGCGATCGACATCGAGCCCTACGACCATGACAATCTGGGATTCATCTTCTCCGATATACGCGAGAAGATTCTTGGCATCTTATACGCCACGCAGTTCGACGAGTACTTGCGAGCTAACTTTGAGGGTCACGGAGCGACGATGATCGCAAAGCTCGGACCGGAGTGGTTCGACCCGGGCTGGGAGTGGTACCTCGGGGTTGAGCGTGGGGGTGCTAGCGAAACGACGCTGCTGGAACTTCTCGAACAATCGTCGGAGTGGTACTGGGTATTTGCGAGTGCCGAACAGGTCGAGAACTATTTTCACATTCGGCAAAGCGGAATCAAACGGGCGCATGTGAGTTCGACCATTCCTGATTTGCCTTCGCGTCAGTACTGGACCTATTACAAGGTTTCGCAAGATGAATACGAGTCACCGGCATGGGCCGAGATCCGAAGGACACAATCAATCGCGATGAGAGTCCGCAACTATGAAGAACTAACCGGTGCTAGGCATCTGGATGTCGTGTTGCCAGACGGAAATCGCGCCCGCCTCCGTTTCGCTCTCTTTGCCGTGCGAAGCTAA